The genomic stretch ctttatAATAGGGTTGAAGGGAGATAAGAAGAAGATCAAAGAATGGGGGAATGATGtccaaagagttgaatatgaggATACTGTCGATGTTGAAAGAATATATCATAGCACTCCTGAATATCTAAGCTGGAAGGAAATGAGGAATGGAGAGGGATTCAATTAACAGTCCACAGGGGAAGGGGATATTATAATCTACTTAGTTTAATTAACTTCAACTTTAATGaggttttttttccaaaataatatgaaaagtgCACCAAACTTGGCCTACTGCCAAGCACAATTTCTCTCCTTCTTCGAATTAATTCAATGAGAAAGGATATAGGAAAGTCACAGAAACAAAAGTACAGAATTGCCAAATTGTGCTAGCATTGTAAAGTACAGTGcctgcagtctcaggttttatagACTGAAAAGCTCTGGCAATGACTGCCCCTGCCTTACAGccctgtctcagttcagttcagttcagtcgctcagtcatgtccgactcttcgcgaccccatgaatcgcagcacgccaggcctccctgtccatcacaaactcccagagttcactcagactcacgtccatcgagtcagtgatgccatccagccatctcatcctctgtcgtccccttctcctcctgcccccaatccctcccagcatcagagtcttttccaatgagtgagctcttcgcatgaggtggccaaagtactggagtttcagctttagcagcccTGTCTAGTGGAGTTATTTTCTCCCCTAAAAGGCCAGCTTGAGGTCTCTTGTTCAATTCTAGGTACCTGATCTCTACATTCACTTTTGAAGTAGTCAACTAGGTTTAGAGTGGCAGGTTATTGTTCTAGTAATTATTCTTTGCTCCCTGATTCATTTAAAGTAAGAAACATGTAAGACCTCAAAAGGACTTTAACAacccaaagtaaaacaaaacaaaacaaaaaaccaacacaacGCAGTTACCTGGTTGAAACGACTGCTCAaaaaacaaactttcagttaaatgttcttttattcttttttcctcctcttccttttgttGTTCTTTTGCGGACGGGAGAAGAGTAGCCACAACCTCTTTCCTTCCTAAAGCCTTCCTCTGGCTTTGCTCGGAAACTTGGAGACGGAATTTGTCTATTACGCCATAGTGACAGGATCGGACATCTCTATGACGAATTACACTGAAacattgaaaaagaacaaatgcgGTTTAGGTTTCAAACAGAATTCTGCAAGAGATTTCATACATATTTACTGAGTGTAACCAAATACTCAAATACAGAAACTTGTTgatgatgtttttttaaaaaaaaaaaaaaatcacagtataaCCCCAAAAGAAATGGGtaattcttaaatatttgatgaataagaGTCTAAAATAAAAGGATAGGTAAAGGAAATTCCTTTCCACAATGACATTTTTTCCTGGATATCTCTGTGTAGCAATATTTACTAAAGAGGATTATATATGAAATTGTTTCTTCCCCACAAAAGTCTCAAAAATTCCTATTGCCACTTATTTAttgttcaaaaaacaaaataacaaacctCACCCTAGACTTCAATTAAAATTGAAGTCCatgcacaaaggcaaaaataagcaATCGAATAAGTAGGTAATCCAGTAAGACCAATGCAACAGAAGGCTAACAAtacatttctgtatttctctgaAAAGAGTATAAAGCAGTGTAATTTTTTATGAAAGTTATCTTCAGTGccattcatttttactttattcttaatAGAGAACACAAAACAATTAAGTCAAAGGTAACACATTTATGGGGCAAGATACTATATTTCTTTGGAATAGTCCTTATCATGTACACagtgaaaatcaaagaaatatgcaaaaaaaCATATCATCAAAGATACATCATTTTATGGCtctgagatgatgaaaatatATGCCAGAGAAAAAACTTCTGCTTCTCATTCTCATGGAAGATTTAAAGCAATACAGTTTACTTGGTAGCTTAAATTAAGGGCTGGTCATTAGATCCATCTGGTCACCTCTagttttaaagtgaaagttaaatATGAACAGCTTGAACAAACAATCATTTATCTGACACTTTAAGGCCAAATTATCTGGAAGAGCTCAGCTAACATTTTCCAGATGAGTAGTTATACACTTGCTTCCTGTTTGTATAGACTAACTCAGTTTTATTACTGAATCATTTCAGATGAATTTATATTACTATTTTTCTCAGAGTGTAGCATTATTAGTCCCTCAATTGTCACTATAATAGCAAGATGTTCCAAAGAAGACTAAATTCCCTATTATAGCTAGAGAAATGTACAGGATTAAGTTAGAACTTTAATTTCATAAATCTCTCTGCTATGACTAAACGCACAACCACGAGGAAATGTTCATGGAAATATTAACACACACCTTGGCTCCAACATAATGAATTATTATGTGGCCAACCTGTTTAGAATTTCTTAGAAACTTCTTAAAAAGAATGTTGACAGACAAACTCTCagcaaaaattcaaaatgtaatGAGTGCCAAGGTGGAGCAGCTTTAAGAAAAGATCTTTTGCAAGTTAAACACATAAATATCAACACACTGAAAATATATTACCAGGAAGTGCTTTTGACTTACATATCCATACAACACTGAGGCTTTACTGCACCTGCAGCGTCAACGACAACATACTTATTTGGAGTAGTacacaaaactgaaagaaaaagtcaCAATGGccattagtgatttttaaaaaattagtttctaCAAGTCAAAAATTAGTAGGGAGTAGTTCAATCCATACAACAGACCTAGGAGACTCACCTTTGAACTTCAAGGCAAACTCATAGGGATTATAGAGTGTCAACACTTGCTTATGTGTTGACTGGTCATCTGCATAAAATATTAGCTCTGTGGGAAACACAAAGACAGGAAGATTTCCTTCCACTAACTCTGGCTGTCTTTTTTGTTGATGCATTGGCACTAAATCCCCCTCGCTGAGGCGTCGGTTTTTACAGTCTCAAATCTACTTGgggtttttcttaaaaatcagttaaaaacTCCAAAGCATTTTGGCAAtctggaaagagaagagagaaagcaagctGAGTGATAACTGTTTTTCATGAGCTAGCTGTGACTAGCATGGTTAGCATACATTAAAACAGTCCCCAAATCATTTAAACATGCCTTTGACTTTTCCTCTTGGTTTACTTATACAGGTTCTACTAAACTCTGCAAAGAAACTTATACATGCTCCTTTCACATTTGGGATATCAACCTATGATAAGTTACTTACAAACTTGAATACAGGAATAAAGAAGGCTTCCTATTTAATCACCCTCAAAGAGGTGCGACCAAAGGGTTGTCAGTATTTTAAaacctcagattaaaaaaaaagaatacattttgttACAACATATTTTATGTGAGCCAATCAGaattcttaaagaagaaaaaaaaagtaagcttcCATGATTTACAGGGGAAAAACACAAGACTCACTTTTTTAATACTcattatttagtcgctaagtcatgttcgattcttggtgaccccatgaactacagaaTGCAAGGcttcccttcactatctcctggagttagctcaaattcatgtccattgagtcagtgatgccatccaaccatctcattctctgtcacctacttctcctcctgccctcaatctttcccagaatcagggtcttttccagtgagtcggctcttcgaatcaggtggccagaacaTTGgtgcttcatcatcagtccttccaatgaatattcagggttgatttcctttaggattgactggtttgatctccttgctgtccaagggactctcaaaagtcttctccagcaccacaatttgaaagcatcaattcctcagcactcagccttctttatgggccaactctcacatccatacaagactactggaaaaaccatagctttgactatatgaacctttgtcagcaaagtgatttctctgccttttaatacattgtctaggtttttcatagtttttcttccaatgagcaagctcttttaatttcgtggctggaGTCACTGTcggcagtgattttagagcccaagaatataaaatctgccactgcttccactttttccccatttatttgccatgaagtgatgggaccagatgccatgatcttaattttttgaatgttgagttttaagccagctttttcactctcctctttcaccttcatcaagaggctttttagttcctcttccctttctgccataagggtggtgtcatttgcatatctgaggctgctgatctttctcctggcaatcttgattccagcttgtgcttcttccagcccagcgtttctcatgatgtactctgcatatacgttaaataagcagggtgacaatatacagccttgccgtactcctttcccaattttgaaccagtctattgttccatgtctggttctaactgtttcttcttgtgcatacaggtttctcaggagacaggtaaggtggtctggtattcccatctctttaagaatttctcacagtttattgtgatccacacaaaggctttagcatagtcaatgaagcagaagtatttctggaattctctttgtttttttctatgatccaacagatggcaATTTTATCTCCGGTTCCTCtacctttcctaaatccagtttgtacacctggaagttctcagttcacgtactggaGAAcagtaataccaaagaagttctcgcaTTATTGCGGATGTTCTAGGCCCCATAttagatttcccaacctggggatccagcaaagggactggaaatccccagggaatctgactttggaGGTCagcgggatttgattacagagcTTCCACAGGActtggggaaacagagactcttggagggcacaaacaaaccttgtgcacaccaggatgcaggggaaaggagcactgaccccacaagagactgagccagacatgTCTGTGAGTGTTTGAAAGTCTCCTGCAGAGgagtgggttggcagtggcctatCGCAGAGACAGGGGcgctggcagcagcagtcctgggaggcgcgtgttggcataagtccttttggaggTCGCCTCTAGCCCTACCACAGAGCCTGTAGACTCCAGAACTGGGCCTCCCCAGGTCAAACAACCAatagggagggagcacagccccacctatcagcagacaattggattaaagattttttGAGCATTGGCTCTGCCCACcaaagcaagacccagttttccccatagCTAgctagtccctcccatcaggaagcttccacaagcctctcatcctcatccatcagagggcagacaaaggagtcaagaactacaatcccacagcctccagagcaaaaaccacaatcacagaaagctaaccaaaatgatcacatggatcacagccttgtgtaactcaatgaagctatgagccatgctgcgcagggccacccaagaaggacaggtcatggtgtagaattctgacaaaatgtggtccactggagaagagaatggcaagccactccagtattcttgcctcaagaaccccatgaacaacatgaaaaagcaaaaaaaaaaaaaaatcatcattacaACAATGCTTTAGTTAGTGCCTCTGGCAGCGTGGGTGGGACAGTTCTCTTAATCATTTTTCTATTGAAACCCACAAACAGAAATGTCTTGAAAAGAAGCCGAATATCCAAACTTGCTGAGTTTTCTATGCAAATTCAAGTCAGTTAGCAAGCCTTGGCATGCAAGTGGCACAATGCCTCCCCTCCTACATAAGTACACAAGCTTTGTGAGAGCTATTTTCTTCCAACTTCAGAGACCTTTTTGGATTCCTTCTGGGGCTCTTGAATATGTTCCAGAAAGTTGTAGCTGGCAGAAGTCTGCCTGTCTGATAAGTaatgtttctgcatttatttccTAATCTAATTTTGATCAACAACATTCTTAGTTAGCACCCCAAATATggctttgtaaaataaaatatgaaagcaaaaatatacaatcacagaaaatgtcTGAGTTTTACCTTGTAGATCACAGCTTTAGAATAGGCCACAAACCATTTAATACTTTGCACTCAAGTTCTCATACACTcaaagagaaatattaacaaatgaTTACATTGTTTGATTTCTACCAGCTATCAGGGCTGTGATTCTGACTGGGGCTTTGTCCACTTTTATCAAATAGGATACTGTATAATCATGTAtgcacatttttattcttttttcccagctgaacattgttgttcagtcgctaactcatgtctgactctttgtgaccccatgggttgtccttcaacatctcccagagcttgctcaaactcatgtccattgggttggtgatcccatgcaaccatctcatcctctgttgcccctgtctcctcctgcccacaatcttttaGGTGAGGAACTATGTCAAGAGCTGCACAgagatacaaaaatgaataatgcaCTGGCCTTGCTCTCCAGAGACTCTAGTCTAACTGAAGagacaaaacaaatatttaagcTACTTTTATTATAATGCATACTGCTGTATATAAAGTGCTAGGGAGTTAGAAGACTGCCTGGATAATTCTACCTGGAAGAGAGGCCAGGAGATAATATTTGGGGTGGcccttaaagaaaagaaaggcttcTGTGTTGGGGGGAGTGAGCAGGGAGGGCATTCATTCCTGGGGATCAGCATAAGCAAAGACACAAGACTGTGAAAGCAAGGCAGAAGCTTGGTAAGGTCAGCATCCACAGGCTGCCCCAGAGCCCACTTTCTGTTTGTACACTTACGGCATGCCTATAGCTCATATGTGTTaggttgttgttactgttttgaCTAAGCTCAAAGCACTcgacatttttattaataataatattttacatagGTTTAATTTACAACAAATTACAAACttcttattaattatatataccGAATGAATTGATATATGTAAAGCCTTTAGCACTTGCTATAGGCAAGGTGCTACTCTAAGTATTCGTTGCTATTACTAAATTAGGAAAAGACCAGACAGACAAAAAAAATGCCAGAAGGCCTCTCTttgtccagtattctttccactATACCAAACTAACTGTccatttcaataaaagaaaactaaagttaTTCTGAAAAGCatctgataaaattattttacttctaagtttttatttgccataaatttcattcctttgttaAGAGCTATACACATTTCTATTTGGATAATGTACTCCTGGAAGTTTGGGATACTTTTTTGAATAGAAAATGATAAGCTCTACAATTACTTTCTTAATAAGCTTAGCTATCAGGAATAGAACAACCAAATTTGGCATCACTAAATAATATTCAACATCTTACTCTAAAATTCAAGGTGAGAATTTAGCTTATGATAAAAGGTAGCATCTCTAATTTGTGGAACATAGTTCAGTCAAATGTTGATAAAATCAGGTATCCACCTAGAAAAAAAGTTGATTTTATGCCTCACTCCttataaaattccaaaatttaaTTGTAATAAATCCCAAATGGTACAAagctttaaatgtatttttaaaaacataaaagcacTAGAAACCATGGgaaatctgttgtttttttttatataatcttAGGCTAACAACCAGAAAccaaaaagataataaattcaactatacaaaaatttttaaagttctgcatggcaaataaattttataagtaaagctgaaagaacattttaaattcatatcACAGGCAGCGTGTAACTCCCCTACTATATACAGAGGACccataaatcattaaaaaaagataatgcaatataaaaatgagcaaacactgtaatattttatagaaaaggacatacaaattgtttttaaagttacAAAAGTATGTGTAACTTCACTCACAAGAGAAATACAAACTAAATCTATaccaaaatacatgtttttacCTGTCaaattggcaaaaataaaaatgtttgacaGTACATGGTGGGAGCAATCAGGCATGTTCTTACATTGCTTCCaaggatataaatataaattggCACATCCACTATACCTgctaaaattaaatgtatataacTCTCAGATCTAGAGATTCTACTTCTAGGAATGTGTTGGGCATAAATATTCCCAAATAGTCCCCTTGTGTGAAATCCTGTATGAGGAAGGTTTGAGGGattcttttttttggaggggtttttttttttttttttcttgcagcactgagtattaataaaataatttatgtgagGCACATAGAATGAAGCTTGGCATGCAAGAAGGGCTAGTTGTTGCAACAGCAGAAGattggaaacagcccaaatggtCATTAATAAGATTTCATTAAATTAAGTATGATAAAGTCATTTGCTGGGATACCAGCTATCTATCAAGAAGAAAGGGGAAGCGCTTTGGCAGGGCGCAATGCAGACTATAGGATATGCTAGTTTTGGTGTGGAAAAGGGAGATAAAAGACTATGTAAACCTATTTTCTTGGATATGGGGAAAATATCTTTGGAAGGACAGCCAGGGCTGCCCCTGGAAGGACAAACTGAATGGCTGAGGACAGGGGTGAGAGGGAGTTTTCTCTGAATACTGTTTTATATCTTTTGAATTCTGAACCACATGAAGAcctaatttaaaagtaaaaaaaaaaaaaaaggttgaatcAAACAATAACTCTACTAGAGGCTAATTTGAGAAAGGTGCCAGTTTTGAAACATAAGGTATTTAGAAACCATGTGTGAAAAATCTGTTAACTGCTCTTTCCAATTTATGATCTTTTAATAACATTGAAAACCTTAACCTATGTGTTAAATagaatgattttaattatttaagataAGTTAATATGCAACAGAAACTCAATACAATGAGAAAAAGTAAGATTTATTGAAGATGACTTGCAAACctaggaaaatataaaactttgtcACAAAGGAATATGAGGCGGTTTGTAAATCTGACTGAGAAGTCAAAATTAAACACACAGAACAAGTGCTAAACTCTTGTTTCTAACCTCAAGAAGTTAGTTGGCACAGGTCAGAGTAGATTATTAGCTTTAAATGATGGCTTAGTagaaattcttatttttgaattttgaagcTTTCTCTTTATGAGTTAAATATTTTCCCATGTATCGTGAATAGGCTGGCTGTCCCCTGGTCACCATTTTCAGCAGTTTactatttcttttcagatttctgTTGCCATTTTTCACTTATCTTGGCTAAGATATAAATCGCCTCCCAAACTCCAACCAGTGGAGATGAGGGAGGAATTAGCACCAGGTCACCAGTGCAATATTATAGACTCTGCCAACAAACACAATGGAGTGTGACACCTGCCTTTAATGAATGGTTTTCCGGAGACCAACACTTTCTTTTTGCTCTAGTCAACGTTGCAAAATgataaaatgcaaaaattctGGGGACAGATTATACATTAAGCTGGTAAAACCTCACGGCAAATCAGTTAATAAGGTTGCTTTCTGAAAGTCAAATACACACAGAGTCAAAGAATGTCAGCTCCTAATCCTTCTCATTTTACCAATAAGAAAAGCAGGCCCAGAGTGGTTAAGGGTCTTACCCAAGGTTACACAGGATATTGGTGGCAGAACTCTGGTCTTCAGACTCACACTTCCCTATACAATAATCAtctcctctgtgtctcagttCAAAAATCCTGCTTCCCTGATGCTGATGGCCATTCATGCCCTCATCTCTAGAAAATTCCCCTGCTTTTCCATAAAAGAAGAATTCTCAAAGGATGACCCAAAATTCAAGTCTTGATGCATGTGTTTCCTTTTTGGTTTTatcaaggaaaaaaacacaaacagagaGACAATTTCACTTACTAAGTTGCATATAGTTTCTTTTCCTGATTGTGAAAGCAGAGCTATGGCTGTCAGTAACCCAAGTTCgagcttcctttgtggttcagatggtacagaacctgcttgtaatgcgggagacctgggttcaatctctgggttgggaagatcccctgcaagaggccatggcaacccactgcagtattcttgcctggagaatccccatggacagagaagcctggtgagctacagtccatggggtctaagttggacacgattgagcgactaagcacagcacagcacaaccaaACTTTACTTTATTCTTCCTCTCTGGACGCCAAAATTTTACACATTCTTCAAAGCCTACTTCAAATGTCCCCTCTTTGTTGACTTCATCTACTGCTCTAATCTACAAGGATCTCAGtaattttataacattattttttaatgtacttatttCATAGAGTGAATAATTTGACATTTGTTTTATGTGGAGTAATTATGACTCTCCAGATTTCAGGCATAATGCTATATTGTTTTTCTCTGGGGttgtgcttgttttgttttttgcatgtGAAGACTAGAGATCAATGTTAGGCATTAGAAGATACTGAACTCAGCAGTTAACCTACAGGTGTCCACTAATAACTGGCTCCTCCATCAGCTCCCTTTCCCCATAGCTGAACACCCTTTATCCGCAAAAGACAGGCAACTGATCCCAATTAGAGGAACAGTAAATCTATGGTGGCTACCTGCCACGGGCTGGGGTAAGAGGAGAACAGAGAGCATCAGCACTCCCagctgcctctcccctcccccctccctcccacttccctctcctcaccatccctgcctccttccccctTGCCCAACTAGGCCAGCAGGGTTTAGAAATCTGAGGCTCTGATATACCCCGGACACTACAGAAAGACAACACCACTCAGAGCTCCTGGTACCGGAAACTGCCTCATCCTTTTCCTCTGTACCCAAAGCACAGAAATGCAAACATGAatgaaatttgaaagaaaacCTTATGTGTGCACACCACCTTGTGACCAGTTTGCAAACTACTctccctctaaaaaaaaaaaaaaaaaaaaaaagagagagagagagagagcctcaACACACTGAAATCGGCACCTATACTTTCTACCCGCACTTCTGGGAGGAGACCAATACTCCAAAGTGTGACCATTTGCTGTCCTTCTCACTTAGGATGGACCAGAGGAAGGGGAAGACAAGGCTCTGAGATACACAGGGACatttgccctccccaccccctgcccttttTGTGGGGGGGATAGGAGGctgcaagaaaaatgaaaaaagtaattcTTGGGGATTCTTGTATCAAACTGGTTCAAAGTTTGAAACAGTTATGCATGATTCGAAGTACAGCCTGCCCCAGACACTAGTGAGCCATCTGCGTGGCTACAGTGCACCGGCTACTTCCTACCTGTCCCTGGCTCTTGTGTTTACTGATTAGGGGACCCAGCTCCACCTTCAGGCCAGTCCCCTTTTATCTGGGCATAGGGGCTATCTCTTTCTTCCATACATCGTGCAGTCTCTGCCAATGGCCAACTAAATAGTATATAGTGAACAGCAATATGTTCTTTTGCTTTACTCTCACTGGTATCAAaacctctctttccttcccatttcaTAAAGTCAGCTTTCCTCATCTCTGAGCTTCTGGTATTATCTGTTAGGCTCTTTAATGGCTGGTCTGTTCCTAAAACTGACTCTTTCACAAGCAATGTTCTAATGTTCATGCTATATTAGATGGTTCACTGCTCAATATTAggcaattttgtttttatacactTTCTGGTTTTTTTGTATAATTTGATATCTTACAAGATTGACTGCTATAAATGATATGTATTGCTAGGCTATTACATATTTAAGATGTAAAAGTTAAGTAGTGTACGTTTTAAggtttaaaagaaataaggatggggaattccctggtggtccagtgattaggcctctgtgcagggggcatgggtttgatcccttgtcagggaactaagatcctgcatgctgtgtggcatggccaataaataaaagaaataaggatgCCCTCcaataatgtctttttaaaaacatttctttctaacTAGTTATTTGCAACCTTTGTTTTACAAAATCCAAATATGTCTTCAGTTATTTCAAGATGTATGTACAATTCTCAAAGTCCATATTAATTAACTATATGAAATACATATGTTGCTATGAAGAACACTCTCAGAAGTTTGAGGATCACAAAttatttcaacaaacatttactgagcacttattatataccaggcactgtgctaaggaaTATGGAGAAAAGATGAAATCATGGTCTCAGCCCTCCAAAAACTCAGTCTAGTACAAAAAATGGATATACATAGTAATTAGGATAAGATGTGAGAGAGTTAAAATGCTGATAGATACAAAATACTCTGGGATCATAAAGAAAGTGACAGTCTGCCTTAAATAGGGGTTTGCAGTAGGAgtggagggagatgggggtgAATTCCAAGGAAGAGTATTTGTGGAGGCATGAAAGGGACTCTTAAAATGAGCTTTAGCATTGCCTATGGTTAAAAAATAGCATGTGTGGGGGAGCAGCAAAAGAGAAGGCTGGAAAGGTAAGCTGGAGCCAGATGGTGAAAATCTTCTAAGCCAAGTTTGAGAGGTTTAGACTTGATTCTGGATGCCAGCGTTTCTCAAAATGTGGTACCAGACCAGCAGCTtcacctgggaacttgctagaaatgcaaataCTTGGGTCCCACCttagatctactgaatcagaaattctggggtTGGGGCCCAGCTCTCTGGTTTTAGTAAGCCCTCTAAATGATTCTGATGCACACAatgctttgagaaccactgctgcaGGCCAAGGGAAACTTGGAAGGATTTAGAACAGGGAACTGACTGGATATGATCAGAAGGAGGAGACTGGTTGCCACTCACCACTCAAGCACAGGGCCTGACTCCAAAGTAGCTaccataaaaaaaatattaaatgaatgtgGCATGGAGAGGTGAGGGGCTACACTAAGGCAGGAGTAATGGAGAAGAAACAGATTGTAGAGATGTTTTTTAGGTAGCTCAAGTTGAATCAGGTGACTAGGATATATCCATACAAGAGTGACCAAAATGgtttttatataaaaagcaaGCTATAATCTTGTCGACTGTATCAATTACTGAATGTTTTAAGAAGTGAGCCACACAGACTCTAGAAAAAAGGGGAGGTCAAGAGCAATTTCTATGTGTTCCCACAGGGTCAAGAGCAAAGGGTGCCCTGGCATGTACATGAATTTTCTGATCTGCTTGGCAGTTCTACATCTCCCTTGAAGTTAATAAACTGGTATTCATATTAACATAGAAATCTTTTGTGAGTTTGGTTAGTATGAATCA from Bubalus bubalis isolate 160015118507 breed Murrah chromosome X, NDDB_SH_1, whole genome shotgun sequence encodes the following:
- the MOSPD1 gene encoding motile sperm domain-containing protein 1 encodes the protein MHQQKRQPELVEGNLPVFVFPTELIFYADDQSTHKQVLTLYNPYEFALKFKVLCTTPNKYVVVDAAGAVKPQCCMDIVIRHRDVRSCHYGVIDKFRLQVSEQSQRKALGRKEVVATLLPSAKEQQKEEEEKRIKEHLTESLFFEQSFQPENRTVSSGPSLLTVFLAVVCITALMLPTLGDVESLVPLYLHLSVNQKLVAAYILGLITMAIFRT